The window AAAATGATCTGCCGGAGGGTTTGCTCAGTTGCCTTATCGGCAAGGCGGAGACCGTCGGGGAGGCCCTGATCAGGGACCCCCGCATTCCCCTGATTTCGGCTACCGGTAGCGTGCCTATGGGCCGCCAGGTCGGTCAAGCAGTTAAAGGTCGTCTGGGAAAGACCCTGCTGGAATTAGGAGGCAATAACGGCATCATTGTAACCCCTGATGCCGATCTGCCCTTGGCCGTCCGGGCCATCCTTTTCGGGGCCGTGGGGACAGCCGGACAGCGCTGCACCAGCACCCGTCGGCTCATTGTGCATCAAAGCCTTTTTCCGGCCCTAAGTGAAACCCTGATCAAAGCCTACCAACAAATCCCCATTGGAAATCCCCTGGAAGCGGCCACCCTCATGGGACCCTTGATCGACCGTGAAGCCGTGAAGGCCATGCAAAAGGCGCTGGAACAAGTGCAACACCAGGGCGGCCGGATCCTCTTTGGGGGCGAGGTCCTTTCCGGAGGTTTATATGATACCGGCACCTATGTCCGCCCCTGCCTTTGTGAAACCCGGGCCGATCTGCCCATTGTCCGGGAGGAGACCTTTGCCCCGATCCTTTACCTGATCCCTTACCATACCCTGGAAGAGGCCGTCGCCATCAACAACGGGGTGCCCCAGGGGCTGACCTCGGCCATCTTCACCCGGGACGTTCAGGAAGCGGAATTATTCTTGAGTCCTCAGGGGTCGGACTGCGGCATCGCCAATGTCAATATCGGCACTTCGGGCGCCGAAATAGGCGGGGCCTTCGGCGGAGAAAAGGAAACCGGCGGCGGCCGGGAGGCCGGTTCCGATGCTTGGAAGGTTTATATGCGGCGTCAAACCTGCACCATCAACTGGTCCGGGGACCTTCCCCTGGCCCAGGGGATCCGCTTTGAAACCGGCTGAACCCGCAATGATTCTCGTCCGCTTCTTTTGAGCAGGCCGAGGGCGCCAAGAAAAACCGCCCGGCCCATAACGCCCTTGTGTGCCCTATTTCAAATCTCTCAATGGGGATCATTCCCCGGACCTAACAAATCTTCTTTACATTAAGGAAGATATCGTATATAGTTTCCCTGCCATGAAGAAAGATACGAATGTGATTTTATCATAAAAAAGGCCATAAGGTTTCTGAAGCCATAAGGATAAAAATAACCGCCATTCCCTTTTCTCTCTGGTTATTAACTGACGCACTTTGAAAATAAGCCGGCAATAGACCCGCCAAAAGCTACCTGACGTTTCTTTCCAGTCTGCCGATGCCGCTTTTTTGCCAGAAAAATGGGTAACATTAAACTTCAGATCAATTAGTTCGCCGACCAGCCGCCCTCCAAATCTCTTTAAATTTTCCAAAAGGCTTTGACCATCCCGGCAGTCCAACTCAGTAATGAAGGGAAAAATTTCCGCATTTTTTTTCAATGGCCCTCAGTCCATCCTCACCGTCCCCGCCTTTCAATGGCTGTCAAGATTGCCCTGAAATAGAGCCAAAAGCCTGCCCCTGACTTTGTCAAGATTTTAGACGATAAATTCCCATTAGGATCGGAACTTGCTTGCAATTTTGCCAAAGATTGCAGTATAATATTCACGATTGGATATATTTCTCTCTTTATAAAAGGATTCTGATGGATAATACTGGGGGGGAACCAAAGATAAAACTCTATCTCGACACCTCCGTTCCAAGCGCGTTATATGACACATCCAAGCCTGTTAGGCAGATAATCACTCAAAAATGGTTTGAAAATGAAGCGTCCTTTTATGATTTGTACATATCTGTTACGGCCGTCGAAGAAATAGACCAAATGGAAAATAGTATTAAAAAACAGAACATCAAAGAGATCATTTTTGATTATAACATGAGAGTACTTGAGCTTTCAGAAGAAGCTTTACTCTTGGCAGAAAATTATTTGAAAAAAGGGGCTATCCCTTATTCAGAACCTGAGGATGCTTATCATATAGCAATCGCCTCAGTAAACCGTCTTGCTGCTTTGGCGTCTTGGAATTTTAAACATATCGTAAGTATGAACCCGATTAGGAAAATTCATCAAATCAATATGGACCATGGTTATCCGATAATAGAAATCGGCTCTTTGGAAATTTTTGGGGGTGCTAAATATGGAAACTTATAATAACAGCTACTCAAAAAAAGAAGATAGGATTTTATGGGAATTACACGAGATAAGACACAAACTGCATAAAGGGAAAAGAAATAAAACGGTGGAAGAAATAAACAAAGAAGCATTAAAAAAATATTTCGATTGGCAAAAAGAAAGGGACAAGAAGGTTTAAATCCCTTAAAATTTTCCAAAAGGTACTGGCTGTCCCGGCTGTCCAGCTCAGTAACGAAGGAGAAAATTTCCGCATTTTTTCCAATGGCCCCCAGTCCATCCTCACCGTCCCCGCCTTTCAATGGCTGTCAAGATTGCCCTGAAATAGAGCCAAAAGCCTGCCCCTGACTTAAGCAAAATTCATTACCTCAATGGTCAATTTAAAAGAATCGACCCCGGGATTCCATCATTCCGCATTGGTTTTAGTTTCATGGGAGATATTAAAGGGAGTTATGCAATCTATAAACAACGTCAACCTCCCCTGATCAACTGGTCCGGGAAAAAACTCCCCCTGGCCCAGGGGATCCGCTTTGAAACCGGCTGAATGGGGACCGGTTCAACGCCCAGGTCGGTTTTGGCAGCATCGTTGGGTTTCTGGCCCTAATCATACATCGTGAATTCCGGAATCACGTAGAAGCTGTCGGCTACTTTATAGTTGATGCCGACACCGATCATGGTTCGGATAACGTTGCCATCGCCGGTCTTCCTCCGTGACGCTTATCGTTAAAGACCCAACTGCTTAGCGGCCACAATGCGCATAATGTCGCTGGTCCCCCCGCCGATCATGGGAAAATAAGAGTCCCGGAGATAACGCTGGACCGGAAATTCGGTCATCAGGCCGTAGCCCCCGAAGATGTTCACGGCCTTCTGGCAGATCAGGTTGACGCCATCGGCGGCGATGATCTTGGCCATGGCCGCTTCGCGGGTGATGGGCTCACCGCGGTCGGCCATGGCCGCGGCATGGTAGACATAAAGCTCGGCCTGTTCCAGGATGGTCAGCATGTCCACCAGCTTGAACTGCACAGCCTGGAATTTGCCAATGGGCTGGCCGAATTGCTCCCGCTCCCGGGCGTATTTGAAGGCAGCCTCATAGGCTGCCCGCCCGATGCCCAGTGCCTGGGCGGCCGTAAAGATACGGTCAACGGTCAGGGACAGATAGGCGTTGATAAAGCCGGTATTCTCATCCCCCAACCGATATTCGATGGGCACCTGGACGTCCTCGAAAACCAGTTCGTTGGTGTCGGCGCAGTGGGTGGTGAATTTATCCAACTTGCGGGCCACGGTGAAGCCGGGCATTTTGGTGTCCACCAGGAATAAGGAAATTCCTTTGAGTCCCTTGGCCGGATCGGTCTTGGCGGCCACGGTGATGAAATCAGCGCAGGTACCATTGCTGATGAATATTTTGCTGCCGTTAAGCACATAGTGGTCGCCCCGGCGTTCGGCCCTGGTGCGAATAGAGGCTGCATCGGACCCTGAGTTGGGCTCGGTGATGGCGAAGGCCCCCACCATCTCGCCTTTGATGGCCGGCACCAGATATTTTTGTTTCAACTCTTCGCTCCCCCACTTGTAAATGGTGTGTGTGGCCGTGGAAGCATGCATGCACACCGGGGTGGAAAGTCCCATGGAGCCCCGGGACAGCTCTTCGAGAAAGATGGTGTAATAAATATTGGGGCTGTCCAGACCGCTGCCGCCGTATTCTTCGGGGTAGTGGATGCCGTAGTAGCCCAACTCTCCCAACTCACGGAACAGCTCTCGGGGAAACTCGTTGCGGCGGTCCAACTCATCGGCCACCGGCACTAATCGTTCATCCACCCAGCGGGCGATATGGCTGCGGAACTCCATTTGATCTTTGGTAAATGGGAATTGCATGGGTTTCTCCTTTCTATAGATCCGTCATTATTGGATATTGGATGCGGATGTTGGAATTTTCATTTTGGACGCAGATGAACGCAGGTTGCCAAGATTTTTAATATAAAAGAGCTAATAAAAATTATCTGCGGGTATCGGCGAAAATCTGCGTCCAAATTTAAGAATCTATCCGCCCCCCAGAAGGATCAATGATATCGTGACCTGGTCTCCTTCACGAAGTTCGGTATTCAGACCTCGCGAGAGGGAATAATATGGTACGTTGTTTAAACGGACCTCGAAAAAATCCTCCAGGGCCAGCTCTCCGGTCTTGGGGTCCTTAATCTGGCCGGCAAAGTGCGATCGGCCTAAAAGGTTAGCGAGCAGGTCATGAAGGGACCCGGACTCCATCTCAACCTCCGGGGGTATTTCCGGAATATGAATGGTGGTTTTTATCTTGTTTTTCATATTAATTCACATGCCCAAAGGACACCACGAAGGATGAAAATTGATTTTCTTTTCAAATTCCGCAATCCGAATTCCGAAATCCGCAATCAAATTATGTTCCCAGGTAGGACTGTTTCACTTTTTCATTTCCCATCAGGCTTTCACTGCTGCCTGTCAGGACCACTTCCCCATGCTCGAGCACATAGCCGCGGTCGGCGATCCGCAGGGATTCGGCGGCGTTTTGCTCGACCAGCAAGATGGCGGTGCCGCGCTCGCGGATACGGGCCAGGGCATCCATGATGTTCATCACCACCAGCGGCGCCAGCCCTAATGACGGTTCATCAAGCATGAGCAGCTTGGGACCGGACATAAGTGCCCGGCCGATGGCCACCATCTGCTGCTCGCCACCGGATAGCGTTCCGGCCGCCTGTTTCCTTCTTTCTTTCAATCGAGGGAACAGGTCAAAAACTTCTTCTTGCAACCTTTCCACCAGACGGCGATCCTTCCGGCGGCAATAGGCCCCCATCTCCAAATTTTTTTGGACCGTCATTTCCGGGAATAACATCTTTCCCTCGGGACAGTGGGAAATCCCTTTTTTAACCATGGCATCAGGAGTGATCTTATTTATCCCTTGCCCGTCATACCGGATCTGGCCTCTGGCCGGCGACACCAGCCCCGATATGGTCCTCAAAAGGGTGGTCTTCCCCGCTCCATTGGCTCCGAGCAGGGTCACTACTTCTCCGGTGTCCACGGTAAGCGAGATATCCCGCAAGGCCTCAAAGGCCCCATAGATGGTACGGATCCCCTTAAGTTCAAGCAACATGACGGGCCCCCAGGTAGGCTTTGATCACCTCACCGTTACAGGCAATTTCTGCGGAGGTGCCTTCGGCGATGTTCACCCCGTAATTAAGGACGATGATGCGGTCGGAAATGCGCATGACCAGACGCATCTTGTGCTCAATGAGGCAGATGGTTATGCCGGCCTTTCGTATCTTTTCCATCAGATCGATCAGTCCTCCGATCTCTTCCAAATTGACGCCCCCGGTGGGTTCGTCGAGCAAGAGGAGTTTCGGATCCGTAGCCAGGACCATGGCGATAGACAGTCTCTTCTGGGCCTCTTCGGTCAGGCTGCCGGCTGGGAGCTTTTCTTTTTCCGAGAGCCCTACGAAGGAAAGGACCTCCCGGGCCTTTTCCTTCACCCGGCGTTCCTCTTGCCTGGCGAAGGCGGTCCTAAACAGGGTACCCCAGACCCCTGTTTTCAGGTGAAGGGTATGGCCGATCATGACGTTATCCAACACAGACTCCCTCCCGAAAACAGTGGTTCGCTGGAAGGTGCGTCCCATGCCCTGACGGGCTGCCTGATGGGTCTTGAAGCCGGTGATCTCCCGGCCGTCAAAGAGGATCTTTCCGGAGGTGGGCCGGTATATTCCCGTGAGCAGATTAAACAACGTGGTCTTGCCGGCGCCGTTAGGCCCGATGATACTGATGATTTCCGCCTGCTTGACGGTGAAGGTTAGCCCGGAGACCGCCAACAAGCCGCCGAACCGCTTGCTCACATCTGAAACCTGAAGTAAGGCCATATCAGTGCACCATCATTCCCCGGGATTTTTCCCCTGTAATAAAAAAGGTCTTGATTCCTCCGGCCAGGCCGTCAGGAAGAAAAACGACAAAGAGCAGCAGAATAATTCCATTGATCAGGGTCTTCAGATAGGGGACGATCTGGAGCACTTCTGGTATGGCCATAAGCATGAGGGTGCCCACTATCGGTCCGGCCACAGTTCCGGCTCCACCCACAATGACATAGGCCAGGACATCCATCCCCCTGGAAAAGTGGGCCAGATCGGGACTGATCACCACGTTGTAGGAGGCATAGAGGGCCCCGGCCACCCCACCGAAGACCGCACTGATTGTAAAGCTTAAGAGTTTTCTTTTCATGGTATCCACGCCCAGGGTCTCGGCCAGATTCTCATCTTCTGAAATGGCGATGAAGGTCATTCCAAGAAGGGAGTGCACCAGCCGGTAACCGGCCAGGGCTGTGAGCACCAGAAAAAAAAGGACGAAATAATACATACTGAGCAAGGAGTCAAAAGATAGCTTCCCTCCCCAGGGCATGGGCAGGGGGTTCGGCCTGGGCATGCCGGCCATTCCATTGGCGCCCCCGGTAAGGTTGACCCAGGCCAGGACGATGACGCCGATAATCGCAGCAAACCCGAGGGTAACCAAGGCAAAATAAGGGCCCCGGAGTTTGAGGGCCGGGATGCCGATCAGAAAGCCCAGGAGGCCGCTCAGGGCTGCGGCCCCCAAAAAGGAGGGCCAGAAACCGAAGTGCAGGTTGGTGGCCAACAGTCCGAAGGCATAGGCCCCAACTCCTAAAAAGGCCGAATGCCCCAGGGAAAGCTGGCCGGTATAGCCGTACAGAAGATTCAGACTGATACTCACAATAGACCAGATACAGATGAGTATCAGTAAACTAGTCAGATATCCGCCAGCAAACAGCGGAACCACAATGGCCGCAGACAAAACGAGAAACCAGGCCCAAAATCGGCGAAACAAATTTTTTTTCAAGGCCTCCACACCTCCTTGCCAAGTAATCCCTTAGGCCGGAAAAGGAGCGTCAGGATCATAATTCCGAAGACAAACGTCAGACTATAAGTAGCGCTGATATATCCCGAAACCAGACTCTCGATGATCCCCAGGAGCATGGCCCCCAACACCGCCCCTCCTATGCTGCCTAACCCCCCGAAGATGATGGCCGAGAAGGCCACCAGCAGGGGACCCATTCCCATGGTCGGCATGAGCAGAACGGCCGGGCCGATGAGGACACCGGCAATACCGGCCAGGGCCGTCCCCACCACAAAGGCCATGGCCGAGATAGTGGTCACCCGTATGCCGCAGAGCAAGGCCCCTTCGCGGTGCTGGGCCGTGGCTTCCAGGGCCGCTCCCAGGGCCGTTTTTTTAATGAAAAACTGAAGACCGGCCATGACCACCAGCGTTCCGATGATGACGATAAGCCGCTGAAGGGGCAGGGCCAGCCCTCCCAGAGAGATGACCCGTTTGGTGGAGGAGACGATAAACCATTTGGTCTCGGTACCGAACAGGTAAAGGGCCGCGCCTTCAAGGATCATCAAAAGGGCCATGGCCGCCACGAAAAGGTTTACTTCCGGCGCCCTTCTTATGGGATGGAAGACCAGGAAGTAGACCAGAAGACCTATAATCCCCAGGGCGAAGCTGGCCAGGATGAGGGCCAGCCAGTAGTCAACCCAAGAAGACGTGACCATGTAAAACCCAAGATAGGCTGCCACCATGTAAAGATGTCCCTGGGCAAAATTGGGGACGTTGAGGATCCCGAAAATGATCGTCAACCCCGAAGCCAGAAGCACATAGATACATCCCTGGGACAGGCCGTTTAACAGATATTGAGTAAACTCAATCATAACGGAACCGTGCCTCTCGCGGACTATTCGAGTTCTTTTTTTGATATCCACAATTCCTTCAGGAGTCTGTACTGTCCCCCCTTTACTTCCAGGAGCAGCTCGGGGGCACCTACCATCAAACCATTCTTCAAGACGTCGTTGCTCGGGAAGACCAGCGGCAACTTGCCTTCTTGAAGCGCTTTAGGGCAGGCCGCGCGGATGGCCTTGGCGTCGGTGACCGTGCCGGCTATCTCCATGGCCCTGGCCATCATATAGGCCGGATCATGGATGCACGGACCGGGCAGGGCCGGCTCTTCTCCATAGGCGGCCTTATACATTTTAAGGTAGTTGGTCAGATACCCCTTCTTGTCCTGTTGCGGATACTTGCGGTAATAGGTCCAGAGCATGGCCTCTACCAGGGATCCTTCCAGCTTGTCGAGGGGGATGATCTTCTCGGCCTTGTTACCCCATTCGGAGTTGAAAAGGAACTTGCCCGTGTAGCCCACTTCCAGGGCATGACTGGCCGCCAGGGCCATGGGTTCCTCGTAGGCCGTGATGAAAATGATATCCGGATTCTTGGCCTTAAAGCTGGTCATGATGGAATGATAATCTGTGGTGGATTTGATATCTACCGATTCAAAACAGGGGACCTGGCCGCCGAGGCTTTCAAACTTTTGTTTGAACCGCTTGCCCCAGGATTCATAGGCCTCGTTCACATCGGTGAGCACACAGGCCTTCTTAAAACCATGATCCCAAACAGACTGGGCCATGGGGTCTCCGAAATAAGCGGTAGGGGCCCGTTCCTGAATATAGAGGGGGTTTCCCTTTTTCCGGGATTTATCAGAAGCCGACATGCCGACGAAGAGCACGTTCAATCCGACGTTGACTTCCTGGCAGGCCCAGGTTTGAGGGGTCCCCAGGGGGCCGAAGATCACCGGCACCTTATGCATCTCGGAAAGCTTTCTCATGCCGGCCACACTTTTGGCCGGGTCACCGGAATCGTCATAGCTGACCACTTCCAGTTTATAGCGCTGGTTTCCTACCAGGATGCCCGGTCCCTTACCGGAGACCCCTCTTTCGTTGATATCCTTGGCCGCCAGCTCGATGGACCTGACCACACTCAAACCATAAAAGGCCACGGGGCCGCTCTGGGCGCTGATGACCCCGACCTTGACGGTTTTCATGGCCGGTGCGGCTTGTAAAGGCCCTGCCATGGCAATAGAAAAACAGACCACTGCGAAAAGAACCATCCCCCAAAGACACGTTTTCTTGCCCATAATCTCCTCCTTTTTTTAATACTAATCAGTATTCGATATTTGGTTTTTCACGCTTTGTGGTACCCCATCCCCCCTATACCTTTCTGTCCTTTCCCGCATAATATTGGTCTCTCATCTCCCGCTTCAGTATTTTTCCGGATGGGTTCTTCGGGAGGGCCCCTAAGAATTCGATTGATTTGGGAGCTTTGTAGCGGGCCAGTTTTTCCTTGCAAAAGTCCATAACCTCCTGAACGGTCACAGTGGCCTCTTTTTTCAAGACGATCGCCGCATGAACCTTTTCCACCCAGTAGTCATCAGGGATGCCAAATACCGCAGCTTCCTGGACCGCAGGATGCTGATAAAGGACTTCTTCCACCTCCCGGGGGTAGACGTTCTCCCCCCCTGTTACGATCATGTCTTTCTTCCGGTCTACAATATAAATGAAACCCTTTTCGTCGTAGCGGGCCACATCCCCGGTATGCACCCATCCGCCGGCAAAAGTCCGGGCGGTCTCCTCCGGCTTGCGCCACCACTCCCTGGGAATGCCCTTGCTTTGAACGATGAGTTCTCCGGGAACGTTCGGACCCACATCCCGATCCTGGTCATCAACAATCCTCACATGGACCCCGATGTGCGGAAAACCGCAGGAGGCCAGCGTCTTCTGCTCTTCCGGAGATTTATGGGCCGCATGGTGCTGCTTCTTCGACAGCATGGTAGTATTGGGTCCGTCTTCGGTAGCTCCATAGAACTGCAGAAAGATAGGCCCCCATTTTTCCATCCCTCGTTTCAAAAGTTCAACCGGCATTGGGGAGCCGGCATAAAACACCCGTTTCAGGCTGGATAAATCATAACGGTCCACGTCAGGCAGGGCCAGGAAGGCCGCTAAATGGGTGGGGACGATATGGATGTCGGTAGCCTTCTCGTCTTGGACGGTTTGAAGGGTGGCCCGGGGGTCGAAGGAATTTTGAGGCATGATCACATTGCTGCCACCGACAAAGAAATAGCCCCAGAAGTTCTTGGTTCCCCCTACATGGAAGAGGGGCATAATCTGGATTTGTTTATCGCCCTGCTCCAGGCTCAGGGCAATGACGAACCGTCTGGTGTCGTCCATGGCCCGGTCAAAGGTGTAAAGGGCTGCCCGGGGAAGGCCGGTAGTCCCGCTGGTATAAAAGAGAAAGACCGGGTCGTCTTCAACCGCTTCCACCTCCGGCTCTTCCCTGGGATAACTTTCCAGGAGCCGGCGATGGGAAGTCAATCCGGGCACTTCCTCTTTTCCAAAAACGATGAAATTTCTGACCTTCGGCAGGCGCGGCCGCAGGCGGAGCACCAAGTCGACGAGTTCCGGCCCGACGAAAAGCGTATTGCATTCTGAATAATTGATCAGGTAATCCAATTCGTCATCCTGCAGCCTCGGATTAAAGGGCGAGGAGATAAATCCAAACTTCATGGCTGCGCCGTAGACATCGGGATATTCAAGGCAGTTCCAGGAGAGGACCCCGAGCACATCCCCTTTCTTGACACCCATGGACTGCAAGGCATGGATCAGGGCATTGATACGATCGTTGAATTCTCCGAAGGTTATCGACTCATCGCCGCATTTGATGGCCATCTCATCGGCATAAAGGAGGGCGTTCCGGTAAATGATATCGGCATAGATGCCGGTGCTATAGCGGGAGAGTTCTTTGAGTATGAATTTCTTAGGCATAGCGGTTTATTCCCTGTTCGCTGTTACTAATGATGGATTCGCAAAAAATCATCCAAAGCCCATTTTCGTCATTCCCGTGGAAACGGGAATCCAGTACTTTAAATTACTTATGCATGGCCTGGATTCCCGCCTGCGCGGGAATGACGAGTTTTACGAGCCCATCACTGTTGACTATCTCACTTCCCCCACTTTCCCGCCTCTTTCAAGGCCTTGACAATCTTCTCCGGAGTCACCGGCTGTTCCTTGAACCAGATGCCGGTGGCGTCGTGAAGGGCGCTGAGCACGGCCGGGGGCGTGCTTACGTGACTGCCTTCGGAGGCCTCCTTGGCCCCGAAAGGACCATCGGGGTCATCGGTGATGATATCGACAATCCGGATGTTGGGGGCATCGGTGGCGCGGGGCATCTTATAATCAAGGAAGGTATCGTTCAGGGTCCGGCCTTTATCCATGACAAACCCTTCATAGATGGCCTGGCCCAATCCTTGAACGGCCCCGCCTTCGTTTTGGGATTCGACGCTGATGGGGTGCAAGGGCCGGCCGCAGTCGTGGGCGATGAAGAAATCGGTCACATCTATCTTACCTGTTTCCATATCAACCCCTAAGCGCACCGTCTGGGCCGTGAAGCTGTAAGAGGTCCCACCGTTTCCTGTGCCGGTATTGAAATCGAGTGGTTCTATGCCATACCCGGAGTATCCCCGGCCAAGAATGACCGCGCCGGAGCCTTCGTAGCAGGCGATCTTGACCAGTTTTTCAAAGGACATCCGCTTTTCCGAATCGGATTTAAGAAAAACCTCGGCATTCCGAATTTCGATCTCTTCCGGTTTTACCTGCCAGATCTTTGCCCCGACCTCCAGTAATTGCTTTTTAGCGTCCAGGGCGGCCTTGCGGGTGGCCTGTCCGGCCAGGACCGTAACCCTGCTTCCATAGCTCCCGGGATCGACCGGGGTATAGGCCGAATCCACCCGTTGGATGGCCACATCTTCATAGCGCACCCCCAGTTCCTCGGCCACAATCATGGTCAGCACCGTATCCGATCCCTGGCCGCAGTCGGTGGCTCCGGTAAGGAGGTTGACTGAGCCGTCTTCACAGATCCGCACCACGGCCCCGCAAGACTGGTGGCCGAGCTGCCTGGCTCCCCCTAAGTAGGAGGTGCCGGACAGGCCCACACCATAGGAGACCGGGCCTTGATGCTTTGGCGTCTTGTCCTTTTCTGCCCAGAGTGGGTCCTGCACGGCGATTTCGAGGGCCTCCTTGATCCCGCAGGTCTTCAAGATCACACCGTTGATGGTCTGGTAGACCTCACCCCGTTTGGGGTTCGCAATGGCATTTCGTAACCGAATCTCCGCTAGGTCTATTCCCAGTTCTTCGGCCATCATCTCCATCTGCAGTTCACAGGCAAAACGGGTGTGAGTGATGCCGTGGCCGCGCATGGCCGCCGAGATGGGATTGTTGGTAAAAACCCGCCAGGCGTCATACTTGTAGGCCGGAAGCTTATAGGGTATGGTGGTGGCAAATCCGGTCAGGTACATGGTCAGGGGGCTGATGGCCGTGTAGGCCCCACCGTTGGCCACAACCCGGCTGTGGATGGCGGTCAGCAACCCGTCCCGGGTCATCCCCATTTTATTATGGACGATCATGTTATGCCTTCGCCGGCAGGTGTTGAGGACTTCCTCCTGGCTGTAAACGAATTTGACTGGTTTCCCGGTCAGCTTGGATCCCAGGACGGCGCAAAAATCCCCGGCCAGGGAATCGTTTTTCGTTCCGCCAAACCCTCCCCCGATGAAAGGCTGTATGATGCGGACCTTGCTGAGAGGCAGTTTAAAACAAGCCGCCAGATGACGGTAATGAAAGTAGGGGCTCTGTTTGGCCGGCCAGACGGTGATCGAACCGGCCGGATCAAAGTAGGCCACCGAGGCCGGCGGCTCTAAAAAGCCTACGATCACTTTACCGGTCTCAAACCGGTCTTCCCGGACCAGGAAGGAATCCTGAAAGGCCTTTTCCACGTCCCCGAAATTCCAGTGCGATTCCACGCTGATGTTGTTCGGACGGTAGTCGTGAATCACCGGTGCGCCTTCCTTCATGGCCTCTTCGGGGTCAAAAACCCCCCGCAGTTCCTCGTAGTCGACCCGGATCAGATCACAGGCCTCTTCGGCTGTCTCTTCGTCAATGGCGATTACCCCGGCCACGGCCTCATAGCGGTAGCGCACCTTATCGGTGGCCAGGGGCGATTCGTCCCGGGTATTGGCCATGAACCCCCAGGTCCAGCCCCCAAAATCTTTCCCGGTTATTACCGTTTTCACCCCCGGAAGCCGCT is drawn from Deltaproteobacteria bacterium and contains these coding sequences:
- a CDS encoding ABC transporter ATP-binding protein, which produces MALLQVSDVSKRFGGLLAVSGLTFTVKQAEIISIIGPNGAGKTTLFNLLTGIYRPTSGKILFDGREITGFKTHQAARQGMGRTFQRTTVFGRESVLDNVMIGHTLHLKTGVWGTLFRTAFARQEERRVKEKAREVLSFVGLSEKEKLPAGSLTEEAQKRLSIAMVLATDPKLLLLDEPTGGVNLEEIGGLIDLMEKIRKAGITICLIEHKMRLVMRISDRIIVLNYGVNIAEGTSAEIACNGEVIKAYLGARHVA
- a CDS encoding branched-chain amino acid ABC transporter permease, translated to MKKNLFRRFWAWFLVLSAAIVVPLFAGGYLTSLLILICIWSIVSISLNLLYGYTGQLSLGHSAFLGVGAYAFGLLATNLHFGFWPSFLGAAALSGLLGFLIGIPALKLRGPYFALVTLGFAAIIGVIVLAWVNLTGGANGMAGMPRPNPLPMPWGGKLSFDSLLSMYYFVLFFLVLTALAGYRLVHSLLGMTFIAISEDENLAETLGVDTMKRKLLSFTISAVFGGVAGALYASYNVVISPDLAHFSRGMDVLAYVIVGGAGTVAGPIVGTLMLMAIPEVLQIVPYLKTLINGIILLLFVVFLPDGLAGGIKTFFITGEKSRGMMVH
- a CDS encoding ABC transporter substrate-binding protein, with the translated sequence MGKKTCLWGMVLFAVVCFSIAMAGPLQAAPAMKTVKVGVISAQSGPVAFYGLSVVRSIELAAKDINERGVSGKGPGILVGNQRYKLEVVSYDDSGDPAKSVAGMRKLSEMHKVPVIFGPLGTPQTWACQEVNVGLNVLFVGMSASDKSRKKGNPLYIQERAPTAYFGDPMAQSVWDHGFKKACVLTDVNEAYESWGKRFKQKFESLGGQVPCFESVDIKSTTDYHSIMTSFKAKNPDIIFITAYEEPMALAASHALEVGYTGKFLFNSEWGNKAEKIIPLDKLEGSLVEAMLWTYYRKYPQQDKKGYLTNYLKMYKAAYGEEPALPGPCIHDPAYMMARAMEIAGTVTDAKAIRAACPKALQEGKLPLVFPSNDVLKNGLMVGAPELLLEVKGGQYRLLKELWISKKELE
- a CDS encoding ABC transporter ATP-binding protein, which translates into the protein MLLELKGIRTIYGAFEALRDISLTVDTGEVVTLLGANGAGKTTLLRTISGLVSPARGQIRYDGQGINKITPDAMVKKGISHCPEGKMLFPEMTVQKNLEMGAYCRRKDRRLVERLQEEVFDLFPRLKERRKQAAGTLSGGEQQMVAIGRALMSGPKLLMLDEPSLGLAPLVVMNIMDALARIRERGTAILLVEQNAAESLRIADRGYVLEHGEVVLTGSSESLMGNEKVKQSYLGT
- a CDS encoding PIN domain-containing protein, with the protein product MDNTGGEPKIKLYLDTSVPSALYDTSKPVRQIITQKWFENEASFYDLYISVTAVEEIDQMENSIKKQNIKEIIFDYNMRVLELSEEALLLAENYLKKGAIPYSEPEDAYHIAIASVNRLAALASWNFKHIVSMNPIRKIHQINMDHGYPIIEIGSLEIFGGAKYGNL
- a CDS encoding branched-chain amino acid ABC transporter permease, encoding MIEFTQYLLNGLSQGCIYVLLASGLTIIFGILNVPNFAQGHLYMVAAYLGFYMVTSSWVDYWLALILASFALGIIGLLVYFLVFHPIRRAPEVNLFVAAMALLMILEGAALYLFGTETKWFIVSSTKRVISLGGLALPLQRLIVIIGTLVVMAGLQFFIKKTALGAALEATAQHREGALLCGIRVTTISAMAFVVGTALAGIAGVLIGPAVLLMPTMGMGPLLVAFSAIIFGGLGSIGGAVLGAMLLGIIESLVSGYISATYSLTFVFGIMILTLLFRPKGLLGKEVWRP
- a CDS encoding aldehyde dehydrogenase family protein, whose amino-acid sequence is NDLPEGLLSCLIGKAETVGEALIRDPRIPLISATGSVPMGRQVGQAVKGRLGKTLLELGGNNGIIVTPDADLPLAVRAILFGAVGTAGQRCTSTRRLIVHQSLFPALSETLIKAYQQIPIGNPLEAATLMGPLIDREAVKAMQKALEQVQHQGGRILFGGEVLSGGLYDTGTYVRPCLCETRADLPIVREETFAPILYLIPYHTLEEAVAINNGVPQGLTSAIFTRDVQEAELFLSPQGSDCGIANVNIGTSGAEIGGAFGGEKETGGGREAGSDAWKVYMRRQTCTINWSGDLPLAQGIRFETG
- a CDS encoding acyl-CoA dehydrogenase family protein; amino-acid sequence: MQFPFTKDQMEFRSHIARWVDERLVPVADELDRRNEFPRELFRELGELGYYGIHYPEEYGGSGLDSPNIYYTIFLEELSRGSMGLSTPVCMHASTATHTIYKWGSEELKQKYLVPAIKGEMVGAFAITEPNSGSDAASIRTRAERRGDHYVLNGSKIFISNGTCADFITVAAKTDPAKGLKGISLFLVDTKMPGFTVARKLDKFTTHCADTNELVFEDVQVPIEYRLGDENTGFINAYLSLTVDRIFTAAQALGIGRAAYEAAFKYAREREQFGQPIGKFQAVQFKLVDMLTILEQAELYVYHAAAMADRGEPITREAAMAKIIAADGVNLICQKAVNIFGGYGLMTEFPVQRYLRDSYFPMIGGGTSDIMRIVAAKQLGL